Proteins encoded in a region of the Panicum hallii strain FIL2 chromosome 3, PHallii_v3.1, whole genome shotgun sequence genome:
- the LOC112883995 gene encoding LIM domain-containing protein WLIM1, whose product MATSFQGTTTKCTACDKTVYLVDKLTADNRVYHKACFRCHHCKGTLKLANYNSFEGVLYCRPHFDQLFKRTGSLDKSFEGTPKVVKPERKNENAIKVSSAFAGTREKCVGCSKTVYPIERVTVNNTMYHKSCFKCCHGGCTISPSNYIAHEGKLYCKHHHIQLIKEKGNFSQLENDHEKTSQAGSLEDEEAEY is encoded by the exons ATGGCGACCTCCTTCCAGGGGACGACCACCAAGTGCACCGCCTGCGACAAGACGGTGTACCTCGTCGACAAGCTCACCGCCGACAACCGCGTCTACCACAAGGCCTGCTTCCGCTGCCACCACTGCAAGGGCACCCTCAAG CTTGCGAACTACAACTCCTTCGAGGGGGTGCTCTACTGCAGGCCTCACTTCGACCAGCTGTTCAAGAGGACGGGGAGTCTGGACAAGAGCTTCGAAG GAACTCCGAAGGTTGTCAAGCCAGAAAGAAAGAATGAG AATGCTATTAAAGTCTCCAGTGCCTTTGCTGGCACCAGAGAGAAATGTGTTGGATGCAGCAAGACAGTCTATCCAATTGAGAGG GTTACCGTCAACAACACAATGTATCACAAGAGCTGCTTCAAGTGCTGCCATGGAGGATGCACCATCAGCCCTTCGAACTACATCGCGCACGAGGGGAAGCTCTACTGCAAGCACCACCACATCCAactgatcaaggagaaggggaaCTTCAGCCAGCTCGAGAATGATCACGAGAAGACATCACAGGCTGGCTCGCTGGAGGACGAAGAAGCAGAGTATTAA
- the LOC112887525 gene encoding F-box protein At3g12350 translates to MGSSPLAAAGTALEDLPEDALLCILALLAPPDAAAAACACRRLAAAASSPALPLALALRLGLPASPARPVLPAPPSPAAARRLLRSLHRLRRLLGLWRRLPSSGSASPQPHPPAPSLAAFEWAPARAALAASLLAPSARGGVARSPFVTLSIADSGDTVAELGDVPVCVNFVGNNHIVVEPAAAGEDDEIEVVSGSPPEEMYAHFANRRSPGSGRRRRGKHGRRGGLMEAEHFVRIADAEPTRARPLQGLWKGICEDRTLEFYLIAYDDIGGVTCRRFSDPRGQNSGYSPVFWTTDTTFLEPPFSEQELDNYSSRYHIQGVTSNHADAENRVISRILCINSSHDVVDPQLSTPLDDARSVEGRIWLYEDGTFGFGFVGTNSVIDLRHVSSAGCVLDT, encoded by the exons ATGGGGAGCTCtccgctggcggcggcgggcacggCGCTGGAGGACCTGCCGGAGGACGCGCTGCTGTGCATCCTCGCGCTCCTCGCGCcgcccgacgccgccgccgccgcctgcgcctgccgccgcctcgccgccgccgcgtcctcccCGGCGCTCCCGCTCGCCCTCGCGCTCCGCCTCGGCCTGCCCGCCTCCCCGGCGCGCCCGGTCCTCCCGGCCCCGcccagccccgccgccgcgcgcaggCTCCTCCGCTCGCTCCACCGCCTGCGCCGCCTCCTCGGCCTCTGGCGCCGCCTGCCGTCCTCCGGCTCCGCCTCCCCACAGCCCCACCCACCCGCCCCGTCCCTCGCCGCGTTCGAGTGggcccccgcgcgcgccgcgctCGCGGCGTCCCTCCTCGCCCCCTCCGCGCGCGGCGGGGTCGCCAGGTCCCCCTTCGTGACGCTCTCCATCGCAGACTCAGGGGACACCGTGGCGGAGCTCGGGGACGTGCCCGTCTGCGTCAACTTCGTCGGCAACAACCACATCGTGGTggagcccgcggcggcgggggaggacgACGAGATCGAGGTGGTGAGCGGGTCCCCGCCGGAGGAGATGTACGCGCACTTCGCCAACAGGAGGAGCCCCGGgtccgggaggaggaggcgcggaaAGCACGGGAGGAGGGGAGGTCTGATGGAGGCCGAGCACTTCGTGAGGATCGCGGATGCGGAGCCGACACGGGCGCGGCCGCTTCAGGGCCTGTGGAAG GGTATATGCGAGGATAGGACTCTGGAATTTTACCTTATCGCCTATGATGACATTGGTGGAGTAACCTGTCGTCGATTTAGTGATCCAAGGGGCCAAAACTCTGGCTACTCTCCTGTCTTTTGGACGACAGATACTACATTTCTTGAACCACCATTCTCCGAGCAAGAGCTGGATAATTACAGTAGCCGCTATCACATCCAAGGTGTGACTTCCAACCATGCAGATGCTGAGAACAGGGTTATCTCTCGGATATTGTGCATCAATTCCAGTCATGATGTGGTTGATCCTCAACTATCGACCCCCTTAGATGATGCGAGGAGTGTGGAGGGAAGGATTTGGCTATATGAGGATGGAACCTTCGGGTTTGGATTTGTTGGCACTAATTCAGTGATAGATCTGAGGCATGTCTCCTCAGCTGGTTGTGTTCTTGATACTTAA